In Antechinus flavipes isolate AdamAnt ecotype Samford, QLD, Australia chromosome 3, AdamAnt_v2, whole genome shotgun sequence, a genomic segment contains:
- the LOC127557594 gene encoding olfactory receptor 14C36-like has translation MSNLTTSVTEFVLMAFSDTRELQILYSLIFFLTYSAGLMGNLLIVIITTLDRRLHTPMYFFIRNLSIVDACFISVTVPSASINSLMNNRVISVTGCATQIFLVIFTAYVEFTLLTVMARDRYVAICHPLLYPVIMNPRACMQMTLTCLFTGLLYAGLHTGLTFQLSFCNSNVIHQFFCDIPSLLKISCSETFYNIGSLLASALVVGVGCFAVITASYIRIFSTVLKFPVKEDQKKAFSTCVPHIIVVSLFLVSMSYVYLQPPSDSGSIKDIILSIFYSIIPPLLNPIVYSLRNKQIKEAIIIVMKRKLLLMNRV, from the coding sequence ATGTCTAACTTGACCACCTCTGTGACTGAATTTGTTCTTATGGCGTTTTCTGACACCAGAGAGCTGCAGATCttatattctttaattttctttcttacttactCAGCAGGCCTGATGGGGAATCTCCTCATTGTCATCATCACCACCTTAGACAGGAGACTCCACACCCCCATGTACTTTTTCATTAGGAATCTGTCCATTGTGGATGCCTGCTTCATATCAGTAACTGTTCCATCTGCATCCATTAATTCCCTGATGAACAACAGGGTTATTTCAGTTACTGGATGTGCAACTCAAATATTTCTGGTGATTTTTACAGCATATGTTGAGTTTACTTTGCTCACTGTCATGGCCCGTGATCGCTATGTTGCCATCTGCCACCCACTTCTTTACCCAGTGATCATGAACCCTCGTGCCTGCATGCAGATGACCTTAACCTGCTTGTTCACTGGCCTTTTGTATGCAGGTCTCCATACTGGTTTGACATTTCAATTGTCTTTCTGCAATTCCAATGTGATCCACCAGTTCTTCTGTGATATCCCCTCTCTACTCAAGATCTCTTGCTCAGAGACATTCTACAATATAGGATCTTTACTTGCCTCTGCTCTGGTGGTTGGAGTTGGCTGCTTTGCTGTCATCACTGCATCTTATATTCGCATATTTTCCACTGTGCTCAAATTTCCAGTGAAAGAAGACCAAAAGAAAGCATTCTCTACTTGTGTCCCTCATATCATTGtggtttctttgtttcttgtatcAATGTCTTATGTGTACTTACAACCACCTTCAGATTCAGGGTCCATTAAAGATATAATCCTTTCAATATTCTATTCTATAATACCACCCTTACTGAACCCTATTGTATATAGTCTACGgaataagcaaataaaagaggctataataatagtaatgaagAGAAAGCTTTTGTTAATGAATAGAGTATAA
- the LOC127556475 gene encoding olfactory receptor 14C36-like — MSNLTTSVTEFLLMEFSDTRELQILYSLLFFLIYSASLMGNLLIVIITTIDRRLHTPMYFFIRNLSIVDICFISITVPTASINSLVNNRVISVTGCAIQIFMVIFIAYVEFTLLTVMARDRYVAICQPLLYPVIMNPRACIQMTLTCLFTGLLYAGFHTSYTFQLSFCNSNVIHKFFCDVPSLLKLSCSEIFNNVISLLVSALVIGAGCFAFIAASYISIFSTVLRFPVKEDQRKAFSTCIPHIIVVSLFLISICYVHLQPPSGSGSIKDIILSIFYAIIPPLLNPIIYSLRNKQIKEAVSVIMKRKLLLINKA, encoded by the coding sequence ATGTCTAACTTGACCACTTCTGTGACTGAATTTCTCCTTATGGAGTTTTCTGATACCAGAGAGCTGCAGATCTTgtattctttgcttttctttctcatttactcAGCAAGCCTGATGGGGAATCTTCTCATTGTCATCATTACTACCATTGACAGGAGACTCCACACTCCCATGTACTTTTTCATTAGGAATCTGTCCATCGTGGATATCTGCTTCATATCAATAACTGTTCCAACAGCATCTATCAACTCCCTGGTGAACAACAGGGTTATTTCAGTTACTGGATGTGCAATTCAAATATTCATGGTCATTTTCATAGCATATGTTGAATTTACTTTGCTCACTGTCATGGCCCGTGATCGCTATGTTGCCATATGCCAACCACTTCTTTACCCAGTGATCATGAACCCTCGTGCCTGTATCCAGATGACTTTAACCTGCTTGTTCACTGGCCTTTTGTATGCAGGCTTCCATACCAGTTACACATTTCAGTTGTCTTTCTGCAATTCCAATGTGATTCACAAATTCTTTTGTGACGTCCCCTCTCTCCTCAAGCTCTCTTGCTCAGAGATATTCAACAATGTGATATCTTTACTTGTTTCTGCTCTGGTGATTGGGGCTGGCTGCTTTGCCTTCATTGCTGCATCTTATATTAGTATATTTTCTACAGTGCTCAGATTTCCAGTGAAAGAAGACCAAAGAAAAGCCTTCTCTACTTGTATCCCTCATATCATTGTGGTTTCTTTGTTCCTTATTTCAATTTGTTATGTACATCTACAGCCACCTTCAGGTTCTGGATCCATTAAAGATATAATCCTTTCAATATTCTATGCTATAATACCACCCTTACTGAACCCTATCATATACAGTCTACGGAATAAGCAGATAAAAGAGGCTGTAAGcgtaataatgaaaagaaagcttttgttAATAAATAAAGCATAA